From a single Shewanella donghaensis genomic region:
- the fkpA gene encoding FKBP-type peptidyl-prolyl cis-trans isomerase: MKSIYKLSLVALAVVGLTACNEEQEVVAKKVELTTDAQKESYSVGGSIGRYMAGHITEQEDLGFPVDRTLVIQGFSDGLADTLELTEEEMQVVLQGLDTKLSEKRTEQAALLASAAVEEGKKFLETNKAKEGVVTTESGLQYEVLEAGTGEMPVAADTVEVHYKGTLIDGTEFDSSYSRGEPAKFPLNRVIPGWTEGVQLMPIGAKYKFVIPSELAYGEQDTGTIPANSTLVFEVELLSIEKAAVAPTAQ; this comes from the coding sequence ATGAAATCTATTTACAAATTATCGTTAGTTGCATTGGCCGTTGTTGGTCTAACAGCTTGTAATGAAGAGCAAGAAGTTGTTGCTAAGAAAGTTGAATTAACAACTGACGCGCAAAAAGAATCTTACAGTGTAGGTGGTTCAATTGGCCGTTATATGGCTGGCCATATCACTGAACAAGAAGATTTAGGTTTTCCAGTTGATAGAACGTTAGTTATCCAAGGTTTCAGCGATGGTCTAGCAGATACATTAGAGCTGACTGAAGAAGAAATGCAAGTTGTTCTTCAAGGTTTAGATACTAAGTTAAGCGAAAAACGTACTGAGCAAGCGGCATTATTAGCAAGCGCAGCAGTTGAAGAAGGGAAGAAATTCCTTGAAACCAATAAAGCGAAAGAAGGTGTTGTAACAACTGAATCAGGCTTACAGTACGAAGTACTAGAAGCGGGTACTGGTGAAATGCCTGTTGCTGCTGATACTGTTGAAGTACATTACAAAGGTACTTTAATTGACGGTACTGAATTTGATAGCTCTTACAGCCGTGGCGAACCAGCTAAGTTCCCACTAAACCGCGTTATTCCTGGTTGGACTGAGGGTGTTCAATTAATGCCTATCGGTGCTAAGTACAAGTTTGTTATCCCGTCTGAATTAGCATACGGCGAGCAAGACACTGGTACTATTCCAGCTAATTCAACTTTAGTATTTGAAGTTGAATTATTATCTATCGAAAAAGCCGCTGTAGCACCTACTGCACAGTAA
- a CDS encoding WD40 repeat domain-containing protein, producing the protein MFRIIMLIICICSLVGCSPAAENVFSVTNDSSYSASLSENAQYALVSTSSNGVQFWDLKAKSLKYRWQHGSNDNISDNNVFDTAISANAQYAATLSSDSLAIWNIETGESIGWWSLPVSAQSVAIANNAQTLVGLIDGSVMSLAPEKSLIKFLGHQERVSSVSISANGQTALTGSNDGSVILWQAQTGQPIQQWQLESRMSKVQLNKSGSLSFASDIKGHGYIYSNDTGEIKSQLAINRRQMTFSSARFINQDEQLITGSPSKEIILWQTQTGKKQATRQIQLTKNSQNRGAVVYSIASDDNQNVISISNQGLVETWGILK; encoded by the coding sequence ATGTTTCGGATAATTATGCTGATAATTTGCATTTGCTCACTCGTTGGCTGCAGTCCTGCCGCTGAAAACGTTTTTAGTGTGACTAATGATTCAAGTTACAGCGCCAGCCTATCTGAAAATGCCCAATATGCCCTTGTTAGTACTTCAAGTAATGGGGTCCAATTTTGGGATCTCAAGGCCAAAAGTTTAAAATATCGCTGGCAGCATGGTTCAAATGACAATATTAGCGATAACAATGTATTTGATACGGCTATTTCTGCCAACGCTCAATATGCTGCAACGCTAAGTAGTGACTCATTAGCCATTTGGAATATTGAAACCGGGGAATCGATTGGTTGGTGGTCATTACCCGTTTCGGCTCAGTCTGTTGCCATTGCCAATAATGCCCAAACACTAGTGGGACTTATCGATGGCTCTGTCATGTCATTAGCTCCAGAGAAAAGCCTAATCAAGTTTCTTGGCCATCAAGAACGTGTATCCAGTGTATCGATTTCAGCCAATGGCCAAACTGCATTAACAGGTTCAAACGATGGTTCGGTTATTTTGTGGCAAGCGCAAACTGGGCAACCCATACAACAATGGCAGCTTGAATCTCGCATGAGTAAAGTTCAACTTAATAAAAGTGGCAGTTTGAGTTTTGCCAGTGATATAAAAGGGCATGGTTATATTTACTCTAATGATACTGGCGAAATAAAATCCCAATTAGCGATAAATCGTCGCCAAATGACGTTTAGTAGCGCTCGTTTCATAAACCAAGATGAGCAACTTATTACCGGTTCACCCTCTAAAGAAATCATCTTATGGCAGACCCAAACAGGTAAAAAACAAGCAACAAGACAAATTCAGCTCACTAAAAACAGTCAAAATAGAGGCGCCGTTGTATACTCTATTGCAAGTGATGACAATCAGAACGTCATCAGTATCAGTAATCAAGGTTTAGTAGAAACATGGGGCATATTAAAATAG
- a CDS encoding SlyX family protein, whose translation MQDVQQKFDDLETKVAFQEVTIEELNQEVIKLNDLVAFQQHQLSFILNKLQAIEPSNMASQADEAPPPHY comes from the coding sequence ATGCAAGATGTACAACAAAAGTTTGATGATTTAGAAACTAAGGTCGCTTTTCAAGAAGTGACCATTGAAGAGCTAAACCAAGAAGTAATTAAACTGAATGACCTTGTTGCCTTTCAGCAGCACCAGTTGTCATTCATCCTCAATAAACTGCAGGCTATTGAGCCGAGCAATATGGCATCTCAAGCAGATGAAGCACCACCGCCGCATTATTAA
- the def gene encoding peptide deformylase, which produces MPDSNIMTIAQTGEAILACQAKPVVTFDQALVKLTEDMMATMFAANGVGLAATQVFSDKAVFIMYSRPNERYPSAPNTVPTIVINPKITARSLAMESSIEGCLSIENERVAVFRHQHIKVMYQTLAGDVVEQQLSGFIARIFQHEFDHLQGITLLERMNMPDQVSALEQHNSGLQDVC; this is translated from the coding sequence ATGCCAGACAGTAACATCATGACGATAGCTCAAACAGGCGAGGCTATTTTAGCTTGCCAAGCAAAGCCCGTGGTTACGTTTGATCAAGCTCTGGTTAAGCTTACTGAAGATATGATGGCAACGATGTTTGCGGCAAATGGTGTAGGTTTAGCTGCCACTCAAGTATTTAGTGATAAAGCAGTATTTATCATGTACTCGAGGCCTAATGAACGTTACCCGTCCGCACCAAACACAGTTCCAACCATTGTGATTAATCCAAAAATAACTGCTCGTTCATTAGCTATGGAGTCTTCGATTGAAGGCTGTTTATCTATCGAAAACGAGCGAGTTGCAGTTTTTCGACATCAACACATCAAAGTGATGTACCAAACATTAGCTGGCGATGTGGTCGAACAGCAATTAAGTGGCTTTATTGCTCGCATATTCCAACACGAATTTGATCATTTACAAGGTATCACTTTGCTTGAAAGAATGAACATGCCAGATCAAGTCTCCGCATTAGAGCAACACAACTCAGGGTTACAAGACGTATGTTAA
- a CDS encoding COG3014 family protein: MKKLLCMLLLPMLLSGCAFNSIFINYPSQIAPIKQQLSSPTPTSKLNELASEIDSNDGLLYAQEAGRVAQVSGDFDSSKTYYEQAIKAYQAFDDRAVISASDLTATASSLVLNDNAIPYRGPGYERIMVHQYQAFNYLFAGDAQGALIEVRRSNQLQTSEQNRYQKSQSSVQAMANGTIDAEMNKLGSAAGTVTSSFLNAYSYYTTGLLHELLGEPNDAYIDYRKAAQITPNNKYLQQDLVRLAKQLSMPQYDEFKRRWGDAVLPKEGQGQVVMVVERGFVPEKQSLTVPFTIHGNWQTVSLATYQPNRQAIQPSIIQGLGTVLKAEPIANIDALAINALKEDLPGALVRQAARVYTKSEMARSVESSSKRRNNEADAAAILMQIFNVVTEQADRRSWLTLPSQAQIARKYIEPGEYQVRLGNSQAAKIDVKPNRATLIWVIETGNQTRFYSIII, translated from the coding sequence ATGAAAAAACTACTCTGTATGCTGCTGTTGCCAATGTTGTTGTCTGGTTGCGCCTTTAATAGCATATTCATCAATTACCCCTCTCAAATAGCACCCATTAAACAGCAATTAAGCAGCCCAACACCGACGAGTAAGCTTAATGAGCTAGCCAGTGAGATTGATTCTAACGACGGTTTACTTTATGCCCAAGAAGCAGGCAGAGTAGCCCAAGTTTCTGGGGATTTTGATAGCAGTAAAACCTACTATGAACAAGCAATCAAAGCCTATCAAGCCTTTGACGACAGAGCGGTGATTAGCGCATCAGATTTAACCGCTACCGCCAGTAGCTTGGTATTAAACGATAATGCTATACCTTATCGCGGCCCAGGTTACGAACGGATCATGGTGCACCAATACCAAGCTTTCAATTATTTATTTGCCGGCGATGCTCAAGGCGCGTTAATTGAAGTTAGGCGCAGTAATCAACTGCAAACCAGTGAACAAAACCGTTACCAAAAATCACAAAGTTCAGTGCAAGCAATGGCTAATGGCACCATTGACGCTGAAATGAATAAATTAGGTTCTGCAGCGGGTACTGTGACCAGTTCATTTTTAAATGCCTATAGTTATTACACCACCGGCTTGCTACATGAATTACTAGGTGAGCCCAACGATGCTTATATTGATTATCGAAAAGCTGCCCAAATAACGCCTAACAACAAATATTTACAACAAGATCTGGTTAGATTAGCCAAGCAACTTTCAATGCCGCAGTACGATGAGTTTAAACGTCGTTGGGGTGATGCTGTGTTGCCTAAAGAAGGCCAAGGTCAGGTCGTTATGGTAGTAGAAAGAGGGTTTGTGCCAGAAAAACAAAGTCTCACAGTGCCGTTTACTATTCATGGAAATTGGCAAACTGTGTCATTAGCCACTTACCAACCTAATAGGCAGGCAATTCAGCCTTCCATCATTCAAGGGCTCGGAACAGTATTAAAAGCGGAACCAATTGCCAATATTGATGCCTTAGCTATTAATGCATTGAAAGAAGATTTACCAGGCGCATTGGTTCGACAAGCTGCTCGTGTCTATACTAAATCAGAGATGGCTCGCAGCGTTGAAAGTAGCAGTAAACGCCGCAACAATGAAGCCGATGCCGCAGCGATATTAATGCAGATATTTAACGTCGTGACAGAACAAGCTGATAGACGTAGCTGGCTAACCTTGCCAAGCCAAGCACAAATTGCGCGCAAATATATTGAACCTGGCGAATATCAAGTGCGCTTAGGCAACAGCCAAGCTGCAAAAATTGATGTGAAACCTAACCGTGCAACCTTAATTTGGGTAATAGAAACTGGCAATCAAACCCGTTTTTATTCAATAATAATTTAA
- the lpoB gene encoding penicillin-binding protein activator LpoB, whose translation MKHFKLIFVLAAVIGLSACQSKVEYGDATEVETVNENFGSTDLQAIAAKMVDSMLTFPPVIVMTQNDRPIMFVDKIKNKTSEHIDTESVTDTISNKLLRSGKFRFIDMTKVDSVRKQLDYQNNAGMVDPSTAIKFGRQVGAQYMLYGNLSSIVKQDGSTKDVYYKMTMRLMDLETGLIEWSDEKEIRKVKSKSFLGL comes from the coding sequence ATGAAACATTTTAAACTGATTTTTGTTTTAGCTGCTGTAATCGGGCTATCTGCGTGTCAATCAAAGGTTGAGTATGGTGATGCCACTGAAGTTGAAACCGTTAATGAAAACTTTGGTTCAACAGATCTTCAAGCCATTGCCGCTAAAATGGTTGATAGCATGCTGACATTCCCACCAGTCATTGTGATGACTCAAAACGATCGTCCGATTATGTTCGTTGATAAAATCAAAAACAAAACCTCAGAGCACATCGATACTGAATCAGTAACAGATACCATCAGTAACAAATTGCTTCGTTCAGGTAAATTCCGCTTTATCGATATGACGAAAGTTGACTCAGTACGCAAGCAACTTGATTACCAAAACAATGCAGGTATGGTTGACCCATCAACTGCGATTAAGTTTGGTCGCCAAGTTGGTGCTCAGTACATGCTTTACGGCAACCTTTCTAGCATCGTGAAGCAAGACGGTAGCACTAAAGATGTTTACTACAAAATGACCATGCGTCTTATGGATCTTGAAACAGGCTTAATCGAATGGTCTGACGAAAAAGAAATCCGTAAAGTTAAATCGAAATCTTTCTTAGGCTTGTAA
- the pepN gene encoding aminopeptidase N: MNLFKSALVVIVCGSLFSCTATAPNIKERDGSANITQAQAQSRSNLVSEVSYQLSFTLTGETQFSGVTKMNFALSSIESALTIDLNKANINKLLINGQNIYPNYNGAYLTINPRLLSVGQNSIEIGYSREHSTNGEGLHRFKDPVDGNVYLYSHFEPAAAQQMFAVFDQPDLKATYQITVEAPLSWHVISTMRETHVEDIGNSQIWTFPTTPKLSPYNFSMHAGPYHVWEDSSGKYPMRLFARQSVAEQVSPEDWFTYTKQGLTFFDDYFDIDYPFKKYDQLLVPDFLYGAMENAGAITFAESRFMYKDTMTAAQRQRLAGVIMHEMAHQWFGDLVTMKWWNGLWLNESFASFMGTLATSEATEFDHAWRTFYATGKQSAYEQDSLVTTHPIEVPVASSSNAFDNIDAITYSKGASALKQLRHLLGEETFQKGVQQYLKQYSYQNAELDDFINSLATASNRDLTQWTQDWLYQAGVNTLKAQYQCENYRISQFSLIQTAPSKDLPTLREQRVQVALFRASRHLVHQGKTVAVTYKGAVTEVPELIGEYCPDLVYPNFDDWGFVKVELDERSFETAKAQLNKISDPLLRSMLWQSMWDSVSDGHSSIEQFINVALVNAPKEKDYTILGQVIDYLKQAQNTLNSMAPNHQAYAKKVSKALTQMSLRMTMEHQKDADFQRRWFDAYITLASDNAALGHLADILAGNAPIQGLNISQDLRWKIIIQLNRHDYPRRAALLENESKLDRSDSGQKSAIAAEASRPQADLKREWLHRIEHDTQLPFSKKRVAMNYLYPSEQKLLSAATAEQRLANLVELDNKGPVFMRAYNRALIPTACTNANIDALNQVLNTQTDLSKMTRRALLETRQKEQRCVTMSEVLAK; encoded by the coding sequence GTGAACTTGTTTAAGTCAGCTTTGGTAGTCATTGTTTGCGGTAGCTTATTTTCCTGTACTGCCACAGCCCCCAATATAAAAGAGCGAGATGGCAGCGCTAATATCACTCAGGCACAAGCCCAGTCTCGTTCAAATTTAGTCTCCGAAGTGAGTTATCAATTGAGCTTTACCTTAACTGGAGAAACTCAGTTTAGTGGCGTAACCAAGATGAATTTCGCCCTTTCAAGCATTGAATCAGCGTTAACTATCGACTTAAACAAAGCCAATATAAATAAATTACTGATTAACGGTCAAAATATTTATCCCAATTACAACGGCGCATATTTAACAATTAACCCTAGATTATTATCTGTTGGTCAAAACAGTATCGAAATAGGCTACAGCCGCGAGCACAGCACCAATGGTGAAGGCTTACATCGCTTTAAAGATCCTGTTGATGGCAATGTTTACCTATATTCGCACTTTGAACCTGCTGCGGCTCAACAGATGTTTGCCGTATTTGACCAACCAGATTTAAAAGCAACCTACCAAATTACCGTTGAAGCACCATTGAGCTGGCATGTCATCAGTACTATGCGTGAAACTCATGTTGAAGATATCGGTAATAGCCAGATTTGGACTTTCCCTACTACGCCTAAACTCAGCCCTTATAATTTTTCAATGCATGCCGGTCCTTACCATGTTTGGGAAGACAGCTCAGGCAAATATCCAATGCGATTATTTGCCCGTCAATCCGTTGCTGAGCAAGTCAGTCCTGAAGACTGGTTTACCTACACGAAACAAGGCTTAACCTTCTTTGATGACTATTTTGATATTGACTACCCTTTTAAAAAATATGACCAACTACTAGTACCTGATTTCCTCTATGGCGCTATGGAAAACGCTGGCGCGATTACCTTTGCAGAAAGCCGCTTCATGTATAAAGACACTATGACAGCGGCGCAAAGACAGCGTTTAGCGGGGGTGATAATGCATGAGATGGCGCACCAATGGTTTGGCGATCTCGTGACGATGAAATGGTGGAATGGCTTATGGCTAAATGAAAGTTTTGCGTCGTTCATGGGGACTTTAGCCACAAGCGAAGCGACCGAGTTTGACCATGCTTGGCGTACTTTTTACGCCACAGGCAAGCAAAGTGCCTATGAGCAAGATAGCCTAGTGACCACTCACCCCATTGAAGTGCCTGTAGCCAGTAGCAGTAATGCTTTTGATAATATTGATGCTATCACTTACTCAAAAGGCGCATCGGCTTTAAAACAACTAAGACACTTGCTAGGAGAAGAGACTTTCCAAAAAGGCGTCCAGCAGTATCTCAAACAATATAGTTATCAAAATGCCGAGTTAGATGACTTTATCAATAGCCTTGCTACAGCAAGTAACCGCGATTTAACTCAGTGGACTCAGGATTGGTTATATCAAGCGGGTGTAAACACCTTAAAAGCGCAATACCAATGTGAAAACTATCGCATCAGCCAGTTTTCACTTATACAAACAGCACCAAGTAAGGACTTACCAACCTTAAGGGAGCAACGTGTTCAAGTCGCCCTATTTAGAGCCAGTCGCCACTTGGTACACCAAGGGAAAACCGTTGCCGTAACTTATAAAGGCGCTGTAACTGAAGTGCCAGAGCTGATTGGCGAATATTGCCCTGATTTGGTTTACCCCAACTTTGATGATTGGGGCTTTGTCAAAGTCGAGCTCGATGAGCGCTCTTTTGAAACAGCTAAGGCACAACTGAATAAGATAAGTGATCCCTTACTTCGTTCAATGTTGTGGCAAAGCATGTGGGACAGTGTCAGCGATGGTCATTCATCAATCGAGCAATTTATTAATGTCGCACTGGTCAATGCGCCCAAAGAAAAAGACTACACCATTTTAGGCCAAGTGATTGACTACTTAAAACAAGCCCAAAACACCTTAAATAGCATGGCACCAAACCATCAAGCTTATGCAAAAAAAGTCAGCAAAGCACTGACTCAAATGAGTTTACGCATGACCATGGAACATCAAAAGGATGCCGACTTTCAGCGTCGTTGGTTTGATGCTTATATAACACTAGCCAGCGACAATGCAGCACTTGGTCACTTAGCAGATATCTTGGCAGGTAACGCTCCTATTCAAGGTTTAAATATCAGCCAGGATTTACGTTGGAAAATCATCATCCAATTAAATCGACATGACTACCCAAGAAGAGCTGCACTGCTCGAGAATGAAAGCAAGCTAGATAGAAGCGATAGCGGCCAAAAGTCTGCCATTGCAGCAGAGGCTAGCCGCCCACAAGCGGATCTGAAACGTGAGTGGTTACATAGAATAGAGCATGACACCCAACTGCCTTTTTCAAAAAAGCGTGTCGCGATGAATTATCTTTATCCAAGTGAGCAAAAGCTATTGAGTGCCGCAACCGCAGAGCAGCGATTAGCTAACCTTGTTGAATTAGACAATAAAGGTCCGGTGTTTATGCGAGCCTACAATCGAGCATTGATACCTACGGCATGCACCAATGCGAATATCGACGCTTTGAATCAGGTTTTAAATACACAAACTGACTTATCAAAAATGACCCGGCGCGCCTTATTAGAGACCCGCCAAAAAGAACAGCGTTGCGTGACCATGAGTGAAGTATTAGCCAAATAG